Proteins encoded by one window of Marinihelvus fidelis:
- a CDS encoding heme ABC transporter permease has translation MSRLKRLFHQFGSPPWFYRFSGKLVPWLWAAFVLLTAWGLFQGLVLAPPDYQQGESVRIMYIHVPSAWMSWMIYLFMAVFGICALVWRVRVAEILMICSAPVGAAFTIVTLASGSLWGRPTWGTYWVWDARLTSELVLLFLYLGVIGLYNAYDEPRKAARAASLLAIVGVVNVPIIHFSVNWWNTLHQPGSIGMSGSSIHPSMLWPLLIMAVATKFYYGACLLTRARNQLLEQDRGKRWAREVLMEGSS, from the coding sequence CGACTGTTTCACCAATTCGGATCCCCGCCCTGGTTCTACCGCTTCAGCGGCAAGCTGGTGCCGTGGTTGTGGGCGGCGTTCGTGTTGCTGACCGCCTGGGGCCTGTTCCAGGGCCTGGTGCTGGCGCCGCCGGACTACCAGCAGGGCGAGAGCGTGCGCATCATGTACATCCACGTGCCATCGGCCTGGATGTCATGGATGATCTACCTGTTCATGGCCGTTTTCGGTATCTGCGCACTGGTCTGGCGCGTCCGCGTGGCGGAAATTCTGATGATCTGCAGCGCCCCGGTGGGCGCCGCCTTCACGATCGTCACCCTGGCCAGCGGCTCGCTCTGGGGCCGCCCCACCTGGGGCACGTACTGGGTCTGGGACGCGCGGCTGACATCGGAACTGGTGCTGCTGTTCCTGTACCTGGGCGTCATCGGCCTCTACAACGCCTACGACGAGCCACGAAAGGCCGCCCGCGCCGCGTCACTGCTGGCGATCGTCGGCGTGGTGAACGTGCCGATCATCCATTTCTCGGTGAACTGGTGGAACACGCTGCACCAGCCGGGCAGCATCGGCATGAGTGGCAGCAGCATTCACCCGTCCATGCTCTGGCCGCTGCTGATCATGGCGGTCGCCACCAAGTTCTACTACGGCGCCTGCCTGCTGACGCGCGCGCGCAACCAGCTGCTCGAGCAGGACCGCGGCAAGCGCTGGGCGCGCGAGGTGCTGATGGAGGGCTCATCGTGA